A region from the Acidimicrobiales bacterium genome encodes:
- a CDS encoding C40 family peptidase: protein MSLASSVDPQTNFWLVSPTGGVWAFGTAAAYGSLDGVHLNRPIVDMAPTPDGRGYWLVASDGGIFTFGDAPFYGSTGNIHLNKPIVNMAPTPDGKGYWLVASDGGIFTFGDAPFYGSAGSSPTPDPAEKLVPSPDNAGYWLFDQNGTARAFGEASGSPPTQALMFRQVTPGDKAVLFAFAQLGKPYIWGGNGPVGYDCSGLTLASWEHGAGIGFARVANDQYHTAGVPVALSDLQAGDLVFWGSSQSDWTSVYHAALFVGGGQIVESTGTHVQLNSLDQWGESDLMPNGRRP, encoded by the coding sequence GTGTCGCTGGCGTCCAGCGTCGACCCGCAGACGAACTTCTGGCTGGTCTCCCCGACGGGCGGGGTGTGGGCGTTCGGAACGGCGGCTGCCTACGGATCGCTCGACGGCGTCCACCTCAACCGGCCGATCGTAGACATGGCGCCCACACCCGACGGCAGGGGGTACTGGCTCGTCGCCTCCGACGGCGGCATCTTCACCTTCGGCGACGCCCCCTTCTACGGCTCCACCGGCAACATCCATCTCAACAAGCCGATCGTCAACATGGCGCCCACACCCGACGGCAAGGGGTACTGGCTCGTCGCCTCCGACGGCGGCATCTTCACCTTCGGCGACGCCCCCTTCTACGGCTCGGCGGGATCAAGCCCGACGCCGGACCCGGCCGAGAAGCTCGTCCCGTCTCCGGACAATGCCGGCTACTGGTTGTTCGACCAGAACGGGACCGCTAGGGCCTTCGGCGAAGCCTCGGGCAGTCCGCCGACCCAGGCGCTGATGTTTCGCCAGGTGACGCCGGGCGACAAGGCAGTGCTCTTCGCGTTTGCCCAGCTTGGCAAGCCTTACATCTGGGGCGGAAACGGCCCCGTAGGTTACGACTGCAGCGGCTTAACGCTCGCCTCGTGGGAGCACGGCGCCGGAATCGGGTTCGCCCGAGTGGCGAACGACCAATACCACACCGCCGGTGTGCCAGTCGCGCTGTCCGACCTCCAGGCCGGCGACCTGGTCTTCTGGGGATCCAGCCAATCCGATTGGACCTCCGTATACCACGCCGCCCTGTTCGTCGGAGGGGGCCAGATCGTCGAGTCCACCGGCACCCACGTCCAGTTGAACTCGCTCGACCAATGGGGCGAGTCCGACCTGATGCCCAACGGCCGCCGGCCATAG
- a CDS encoding class I SAM-dependent methyltransferase: MPGSIDEAKLGEFMGRMAGFMTGGALCFGVWLGDELGFYRALADGVPRTADSLAAATNCHPRLVREWADGQAAAGLLELDPSNSTYSLSPEGIAALADDSSPVFVARGMNAFLSISIDHAKIADAFRSNGAMAWGDHHPCLFSGTEWFFRTGYRAYLPTDWIPALDGVDAKLKAGASVADIGCGHGASAVVMAKAYPNSTISGFDYHPSSIDTARKRAAEAGVAERTSFEVADAKGYPGNFDLVCFFDCLHDMGDPIGIASYAREHLNADGTVLLVEPFALDDKPTNIADNPMSALFYTVSSAICTPNSLSQDVGLGLGAQAGEARLRQVFKDAGFSQFRRAAETPMNLILEARV, translated from the coding sequence ATGCCTGGAAGCATCGATGAGGCGAAGCTGGGCGAGTTCATGGGCCGAATGGCCGGATTCATGACCGGCGGAGCGCTGTGCTTCGGCGTATGGCTCGGAGACGAGTTGGGCTTCTACCGAGCGCTGGCGGACGGAGTTCCGCGAACCGCGGATTCTCTGGCCGCCGCCACAAATTGTCACCCGCGTCTGGTCCGAGAATGGGCCGACGGTCAGGCCGCCGCCGGATTACTCGAGCTGGACCCTTCGAACAGCACTTACTCGCTTTCACCTGAGGGAATCGCCGCGTTGGCGGACGACTCCTCGCCTGTCTTTGTGGCGCGAGGAATGAACGCCTTCTTGTCGATATCAATCGACCACGCCAAGATCGCCGACGCCTTCCGCAGCAACGGGGCCATGGCCTGGGGTGACCATCACCCTTGCCTATTCTCGGGCACCGAATGGTTCTTCCGCACCGGTTATCGCGCCTACTTGCCGACTGATTGGATACCAGCGCTGGATGGGGTTGATGCCAAACTGAAAGCCGGTGCGTCTGTCGCCGACATTGGCTGCGGCCACGGTGCATCCGCGGTGGTTATGGCGAAGGCCTACCCGAACTCGACGATTTCTGGCTTCGACTATCACCCCTCGTCGATAGACACCGCCCGCAAACGCGCGGCGGAGGCCGGTGTGGCCGAGCGGACCAGCTTTGAGGTGGCTGACGCCAAGGGCTACCCAGGAAACTTCGATCTGGTCTGCTTCTTCGATTGCCTGCACGACATGGGCGATCCCATCGGCATAGCCAGCTACGCCCGCGAGCACCTCAACGCTGACGGGACCGTGCTACTAGTCGAACCCTTCGCTCTCGACGACAAGCCGACGAACATTGCGGACAATCCCATGTCCGCACTGTTCTACACGGTGTCATCCGCGATCTGCACCCCTAACTCACTTTCCCAAGATGTCGGGCTCGGTCTCGGTGCCCAAGCCGGCGAAGCACGCTTGCGTCAGGTCTTTAAAGACGCCGGGTTCAGCCAATTCCGCCGGGCTGCCGAGACTCCGATGAATCTCATCCTTGAAGCCAGGGTCTGA
- a CDS encoding VOC family protein, giving the protein MDLNQVTIGSTDLERAQKFYLTLGLRLIVRNDRYLRFECPDGDSTFSVELSASPPPGSSVTIYFESADLDALCERLRTQGVTFDQEPTDMPWLWREARLRDPDGHQLCLFRGGQNRKNPPWRIN; this is encoded by the coding sequence ATGGATCTCAATCAGGTGACGATCGGATCGACCGACCTCGAGCGAGCTCAGAAGTTCTACCTGACGCTCGGGCTGCGTCTGATTGTCCGCAACGACCGGTACTTGCGCTTCGAGTGCCCTGACGGGGACTCGACCTTCTCAGTGGAGTTGAGTGCATCTCCTCCCCCAGGTAGCAGCGTGACCATCTATTTCGAGTCGGCTGACCTTGACGCGTTGTGTGAGCGACTCCGGACGCAGGGAGTGACCTTTGACCAGGAGCCGACTGACATGCCTTGGCTGTGGAGAGAGGCGCGTTTACGCGATCCAGACGGTCACCAGTTGTGCCTTTTCCGTGGCGGCCAAAACCGAAAGAACCCGCCTTGGAGAATCAACTGA
- a CDS encoding D-arabinono-1,4-lactone oxidase has product MTSWSNWAGNQRADGVTVIEPRDTEEVAKAVREAAERGQKVKPIGAGHSFSGIGKPKDVQLLLDNITGLRHVDRDTGTVTVEAGTRLHRLNELLAGEGLAMTNLGDIEVQSISGAVSTGTHGTGRDFGGIATQIVGLEMILADGSVVTCSPDERPELWSAARVGLGALGVITAVTLRTVPLFAITAEEGPMPLDELLGRFDELTEEYDHFEAYWFPHTSSTLTKRNTRRPLHQGLDPLSGWKEWLDDEFLSNTVFGWTIALGKRRKSLIRPLNRIASKALGTRVFTDLSYKVFTSPRRVRFCEMELAVPRASAVESIQTVVKAIEASGMDISFPVELRVAAADDIPLSTASARESAYLAFHLPAGEDYTAYFGLVASALDEFEPRPHWGKLHEMDAEVLRCRYPRFDEFVALRDSVDPRGVFTNDYLNGVLGAPPDR; this is encoded by the coding sequence ATGACGAGTTGGTCCAACTGGGCCGGCAACCAGCGCGCCGACGGCGTGACCGTCATTGAGCCGCGGGACACCGAGGAAGTCGCCAAGGCCGTGCGGGAAGCCGCCGAACGGGGTCAGAAGGTGAAACCCATCGGCGCCGGCCACTCTTTTTCCGGGATCGGCAAGCCCAAGGATGTGCAGCTGCTCCTCGACAACATCACCGGCCTCCGCCATGTCGACCGCGACACCGGGACCGTCACCGTCGAGGCCGGAACCAGGCTCCACCGGCTGAACGAGCTGCTCGCCGGCGAGGGTCTCGCCATGACCAACCTCGGCGACATCGAAGTGCAGAGCATCTCCGGCGCAGTGTCGACTGGAACGCACGGAACAGGCAGGGATTTCGGCGGCATCGCCACGCAGATCGTCGGCCTCGAGATGATTCTGGCGGACGGTTCTGTGGTCACGTGCTCGCCCGACGAGCGCCCCGAGCTCTGGTCTGCCGCCCGCGTCGGTCTGGGAGCCCTCGGAGTGATCACCGCGGTCACGTTGAGGACGGTCCCCCTGTTCGCCATCACAGCCGAAGAAGGCCCGATGCCGCTCGACGAGCTGCTCGGACGGTTCGATGAGCTGACCGAGGAGTACGACCACTTCGAGGCGTACTGGTTTCCGCACACCAGCTCGACCCTTACCAAGCGCAACACGCGCAGGCCGCTCCATCAAGGTCTCGACCCACTGTCCGGGTGGAAGGAATGGCTCGACGACGAGTTCCTCTCCAACACCGTCTTCGGCTGGACGATCGCGCTCGGCAAGCGACGCAAGTCTCTAATCCGGCCGCTCAACCGGATCGCCTCGAAGGCACTGGGGACAAGGGTGTTCACCGATCTGTCCTACAAAGTGTTCACCTCACCACGCCGGGTTCGATTCTGCGAGATGGAGCTTGCCGTACCGAGGGCGAGCGCAGTCGAATCAATTCAAACTGTCGTCAAGGCGATCGAAGCCAGCGGAATGGACATCTCGTTCCCGGTCGAGCTGCGGGTGGCTGCGGCCGACGACATCCCGTTGTCGACCGCCTCCGCACGCGAGTCGGCCTACCTGGCGTTCCACCTTCCCGCCGGGGAGGACTACACCGCGTACTTCGGTCTGGTCGCGTCCGCGCTGGACGAGTTCGAACCCCGCCCCCACTGGGGAAAGCTCCATGAAATGGACGCCGAAGTTCTCCGCTGCCGGTACCCGCGGTTCGACGAGTTCGTGGCGCTGAGAGACTCAGTCGACCCGCGGGGCGTGTTCACCAACGACTACCTCAACGGGGTGCTCGGAGCGCCGCCGGACCGGTGA
- a CDS encoding arylsulfatase: MSEPGFGGLIGRTWRQSKPWWPPEPELPAGAPNVVIIVLDDVGFAQLGCYGSDIDTPVLDSLAATGLRFSSFHTTSLCSPTRACLLTGRNHHSNGMGRIAELSTGFPGYWGRIPRSNGLLSEMLAWHGYAPVAVGKWHLTPDRETHQAAPRDTWPCARGFQRWYGFHGGETHQFVPSLFQDNHAVEPPRSIADGYHLTEDLADRAIRYLGEIRSAAPDVPFFLYFATGACHSPHQAPRPWIDRYAGSFDSGWDQWRERTFKRQIELGLFDASVPMSRRPHWVPAWDSLGDDDRRVAARFMECFAGFLSHADAQIGRVLEFVRTLGEWDNTLVIVVSDNGASAEGGALGSINDVRTWNAAPAGPEELRARIDELGGPTAHNNYPWGWTMAGNTPFKRWKREVHQGGIADPCIVSWPARLPSDGSIRRQFAHAIDIAPTVLDLIGIDAPPEISGIAQSPIEGVSLVPVLDDPSSDGVHATQYFEMFGSRGIYHRGWKAVTFHPFVDLYGEGLDPDASFDEDQWELFNIVDDPAETRDLAEAEPDRLAEMVDIWWQEAERHKVLPLDNRLLDALVDPRHQPPDRQRQLIWPDGAIVPELQVVNMRNRAHVLTVHVTVPDGGAEGVMLAMGTALGGWSLHLLEGRPRYVNNFLGAERHVIESSAVLREGRHALSFEFEPLESSSFHCGGHGRLSVDGVRVAEGRIERTAFSRYSITGGGLTCGWEQGPAIGDGYEAPFRFTGELHHAEITVDGQVSRDPKAEFNAIMSEQ, encoded by the coding sequence ATGAGCGAACCTGGATTCGGCGGATTGATCGGGCGTACCTGGCGGCAATCGAAGCCGTGGTGGCCGCCTGAACCCGAGCTGCCCGCGGGGGCGCCCAACGTGGTCATCATCGTGCTCGATGACGTCGGTTTCGCGCAGCTGGGGTGTTACGGCTCCGACATCGACACTCCCGTGTTGGATTCGCTGGCCGCGACGGGGTTGAGGTTCTCGAGCTTCCACACCACCTCGCTGTGCTCTCCGACGCGGGCTTGCTTGTTAACCGGCAGGAACCATCACTCGAACGGGATGGGACGTATAGCCGAGCTGTCGACCGGCTTCCCGGGATACTGGGGGCGCATCCCGAGGTCGAACGGCCTGCTCTCCGAGATGCTCGCCTGGCACGGCTACGCGCCCGTGGCTGTCGGCAAGTGGCACCTCACTCCTGACAGGGAAACCCACCAAGCCGCTCCTCGCGACACCTGGCCGTGCGCGCGCGGGTTCCAGCGGTGGTATGGATTTCACGGGGGCGAGACCCACCAGTTCGTTCCCTCGCTGTTCCAGGACAACCACGCGGTGGAACCGCCGAGGTCGATTGCTGACGGCTACCACCTCACCGAGGACTTGGCCGACCGGGCGATCCGTTACCTGGGGGAGATCCGATCCGCAGCCCCCGACGTTCCCTTTTTCCTTTACTTCGCGACCGGGGCGTGCCACTCGCCGCATCAGGCGCCGAGGCCGTGGATCGACCGGTATGCGGGCAGCTTCGACTCGGGATGGGACCAGTGGCGTGAACGTACCTTCAAACGCCAGATCGAGCTCGGCCTCTTCGATGCGTCCGTGCCGATGTCGCGGCGCCCTCACTGGGTGCCGGCATGGGACTCGCTCGGCGACGACGATCGGCGGGTCGCTGCCCGGTTCATGGAGTGCTTCGCGGGGTTTCTTTCGCACGCGGACGCGCAGATCGGTCGCGTGCTCGAGTTCGTGCGGACGCTCGGCGAGTGGGACAACACCCTCGTCATAGTTGTCTCGGACAACGGAGCGAGCGCCGAGGGCGGCGCGCTCGGCTCGATCAACGATGTCAGGACTTGGAACGCCGCCCCGGCTGGGCCCGAGGAGTTACGCGCCCGAATCGACGAGCTCGGTGGTCCCACCGCGCACAACAACTACCCGTGGGGATGGACCATGGCCGGCAACACACCGTTCAAGCGCTGGAAGCGGGAAGTCCATCAGGGAGGTATAGCCGATCCGTGCATCGTTTCCTGGCCCGCTCGCTTGCCGTCGGACGGCAGCATCCGCCGGCAGTTCGCCCATGCGATCGACATCGCACCGACGGTCCTCGACCTCATCGGGATCGACGCGCCTCCGGAGATATCTGGCATCGCGCAGTCGCCTATCGAAGGTGTGAGCCTCGTTCCGGTGCTGGACGACCCGTCGTCTGATGGGGTTCACGCGACTCAGTACTTCGAGATGTTCGGCAGCCGGGGCATCTACCACCGAGGTTGGAAGGCGGTGACGTTTCATCCGTTCGTCGATCTATACGGAGAGGGACTCGACCCGGACGCGTCGTTCGACGAGGACCAGTGGGAGCTTTTCAACATCGTCGACGATCCCGCAGAGACCCGCGACCTGGCCGAGGCCGAGCCTGATCGTCTTGCTGAGATGGTCGACATTTGGTGGCAGGAAGCCGAGAGGCACAAGGTGCTCCCGCTCGACAACAGGTTGCTCGATGCATTGGTCGATCCCCGGCACCAACCGCCGGATCGCCAGCGACAGTTGATATGGCCCGACGGAGCGATCGTCCCGGAGCTACAGGTGGTCAACATGCGCAACCGGGCCCACGTATTGACCGTGCACGTCACCGTTCCGGATGGTGGGGCCGAGGGCGTGATGCTCGCGATGGGGACAGCATTGGGCGGGTGGAGCCTCCATCTGCTCGAAGGCCGCCCCCGTTATGTCAACAACTTCCTCGGCGCCGAGCGGCACGTGATCGAGTCCAGCGCGGTGCTACGCGAGGGCCGGCACGCGTTGTCGTTCGAATTCGAGCCGCTGGAATCCAGCTCGTTTCACTGTGGCGGGCACGGACGCCTGTCGGTCGACGGAGTTCGCGTCGCCGAAGGGCGCATCGAACGAACCGCCTTCTCGCGTTACAGCATCACTGGCGGCGGGCTGACCTGCGGGTGGGAGCAGGGGCCGGCGATCGGAGACGGTTACGAGGCGCCCTTCCGTTTCACCGGCGAGCTGCACCACGCGGAGATAACCGTTGACGGTCAGGTCTCACGCGATCCGAAAGCCGAGTTCAACGCGATCATGTCGGAGCAGTGA
- a CDS encoding DNRLRE domain-containing protein, with amino-acid sequence MALEELLRGRYLLKVKTILAGTGTLGFAFALWVTVLSPGAQSQSAPTVSLVQSTWFWQGEASPPGGVSLPQTVPDPAVPSGDLAVGGPEVQGQAPAETYLEFDVSSIPQGSTISSFKISLPVDPSAQSLVPAGTVPPIVACSPQQPWPAAPGPQPYGQKPADHCDPGAPKVSSGDGGKTYTVDIASIASAWVANGQNFGVAITDDPSNTSTAYQVVFGPSSAVEKIQATVDYSPPPSGLGGSSIGNETPAVVNGPSPEGPSGVAAPSVPASPILPATGTGGTPPATATPPVASTLPSATTPQRVKSAAASHHTATSTPPAGFWIVAALLAALVGVCMLELRRPPEMSLATTERGVGKLLSHLAARQEDGPAQADGGP; translated from the coding sequence TTGGCGCTCGAAGAGTTGTTGAGAGGCCGGTACTTGCTGAAGGTGAAGACGATCCTGGCGGGGACCGGAACCTTGGGATTCGCGTTCGCGCTATGGGTCACGGTTCTCTCCCCGGGGGCACAGTCTCAGTCCGCGCCGACCGTGTCGCTCGTCCAATCGACGTGGTTCTGGCAGGGTGAAGCGTCACCCCCGGGCGGGGTCAGTCTTCCTCAAACCGTCCCGGACCCCGCCGTCCCCTCCGGTGATCTGGCCGTCGGCGGACCCGAAGTGCAGGGTCAGGCGCCGGCGGAAACCTACTTGGAGTTCGACGTGAGCTCGATTCCTCAGGGTTCGACGATCTCGTCGTTCAAGATCTCGCTTCCTGTGGACCCCTCCGCCCAAAGCCTGGTGCCGGCCGGCACCGTTCCTCCCATCGTCGCCTGTTCGCCGCAGCAACCTTGGCCAGCGGCTCCGGGTCCCCAGCCCTACGGTCAGAAGCCGGCCGATCACTGCGATCCAGGCGCGCCGAAAGTATCGAGTGGTGACGGAGGCAAGACGTATACGGTCGACATCGCTTCAATCGCGTCCGCCTGGGTCGCCAACGGTCAGAACTTCGGCGTCGCCATCACCGATGATCCGTCGAACACTTCGACCGCTTATCAAGTCGTGTTCGGGCCGTCCTCGGCGGTAGAGAAGATCCAAGCCACCGTCGATTACTCCCCGCCGCCCTCGGGACTTGGCGGGAGTTCCATCGGGAATGAAACCCCTGCCGTGGTGAACGGCCCGTCGCCGGAGGGTCCTTCGGGGGTTGCAGCTCCATCGGTGCCGGCCTCCCCGATACTCCCCGCCACGGGAACCGGGGGCACACCGCCGGCGACTGCAACGCCGCCGGTCGCATCAACTCTTCCTTCCGCGACGACTCCGCAGCGGGTCAAGTCCGCGGCGGCCTCACACCACACCGCGACAAGCACGCCGCCCGCGGGTTTCTGGATAGTGGCCGCCCTCCTGGCTGCGCTGGTCGGCGTGTGCATGCTGGAGCTTCGGCGGCCTCCCGAGATGTCGCTCGCGACCACCGAGCGGGGCGTCGGAAAGTTGCTGTCGCACCTCGCCGCCCGGCAAGAAGACGGCCCGGCACAGGCGGATGGCGGGCCTTGA
- a CDS encoding ABC transporter substrate-binding protein, which yields MFERPRRRNVIAGVAALGLLCTSCGLASGSAGDLSRSLTAGGGAGASSIGPGGGSSSGGGTAAGSASASGAAAANGSSAAGGGTAAGGSGAAGASGGGAATAGGTGGGAAGGGAAAGQAAFETIGIRNGVIYLGLHAPETGAAPIPLQAFATGVKLFWENHTVFGHQVVMQFADDQYNPSVARQVCESMSRQDLFVIGGAGTDQIQACGTDPVLASTHTPYFSAGVTTNGLNGLPYYFALSQSYAAQSANVFAMASQLYGADVNQKWAIVTENTPNFDDTTNAIVQVLRSKGISYCDPKTTRPPKYYSDSDVSHYTSAIQSCGAKVVYLDVDPNFWIAMVRDASTSLFTPDWVGPGITNGEDLVATPVCGEQPNIKAAFLSPYMGLDRQPADFSGQSNPAPDAPAAERDIELLIYGVSQVVYNAMLSVGSFANLTRDNLIAAMSRFSAGYGQQLTVFPTVNMAAGQGHFGGTGMWELQLSCAQSQYVTAGRL from the coding sequence ATGTTTGAGCGGCCGCGCCGCCGGAACGTAATCGCAGGGGTGGCAGCGCTCGGCCTGCTGTGCACCTCGTGCGGGCTGGCCTCAGGGTCCGCCGGCGACCTGAGCCGCTCCCTTACCGCTGGCGGGGGGGCCGGTGCATCGTCGATCGGCCCCGGCGGGGGATCCTCCTCGGGAGGCGGAACGGCTGCCGGTTCGGCATCGGCTAGCGGGGCCGCAGCTGCGAACGGAAGTTCAGCTGCGGGCGGCGGCACCGCGGCCGGCGGGTCGGGCGCGGCAGGAGCGAGTGGTGGCGGGGCCGCCACGGCAGGAGGCACCGGCGGCGGCGCGGCCGGCGGAGGAGCGGCAGCGGGCCAGGCGGCCTTCGAGACGATTGGCATCCGCAACGGGGTGATCTACTTGGGGCTTCACGCGCCCGAGACGGGGGCTGCGCCCATTCCCCTGCAGGCGTTCGCCACCGGCGTGAAGCTGTTCTGGGAGAACCACACGGTCTTCGGGCACCAGGTAGTCATGCAGTTCGCCGACGACCAGTACAACCCGTCGGTGGCTCGGCAGGTGTGCGAGTCGATGTCCCGCCAGGACCTGTTCGTCATAGGCGGGGCGGGCACCGATCAGATCCAAGCGTGCGGAACCGACCCGGTCCTTGCAAGCACCCATACGCCCTACTTCTCGGCGGGCGTCACGACCAACGGACTGAACGGATTGCCGTACTACTTCGCGCTCAGCCAGAGCTACGCGGCACAGTCCGCCAACGTCTTTGCGATGGCGAGCCAGCTCTACGGAGCTGACGTCAACCAAAAGTGGGCAATCGTCACGGAGAACACGCCCAACTTCGACGACACGACGAATGCGATCGTCCAGGTCCTTAGAAGCAAGGGGATCAGCTACTGCGACCCCAAGACCACGAGACCGCCGAAGTACTACAGCGACTCCGACGTGAGCCACTACACGAGCGCGATCCAGTCGTGTGGGGCCAAGGTGGTGTACCTCGACGTCGACCCGAACTTCTGGATCGCCATGGTCCGTGACGCTTCGACATCGCTGTTCACCCCCGACTGGGTCGGACCGGGAATCACCAACGGCGAGGACCTCGTGGCCACCCCGGTGTGCGGAGAGCAACCGAACATCAAGGCCGCGTTCTTGTCGCCCTACATGGGCCTGGACCGCCAGCCGGCGGACTTCAGCGGCCAGAGCAACCCAGCTCCCGATGCGCCCGCGGCCGAACGCGACATCGAGCTCCTCATCTACGGCGTGTCGCAGGTGGTCTACAACGCGATGCTCTCGGTCGGGAGCTTCGCCAACCTCACGAGGGACAACCTGATCGCCGCCATGTCGAGATTCTCGGCCGGCTACGGCCAGCAGCTCACCGTGTTCCCGACCGTGAACATGGCGGCGGGGCAGGGCCATTTCGGTGGTACTGGCATGTGGGAGCTGCAGCTGAGCTGCGCCCAGAGCCAATACGTCACCGCGGGAAGGCTGTAG
- a CDS encoding branched-chain amino acid ABC transporter permease codes for MIASVGSSVGVPLVAGIRDGCVYGLVACGLVLIYKSNQIFNFAQAEFGSVAAFIALAFIKGLGPFPKVPYGLALAFGIIAGALTGLITERLVIRPLFTASRAVLLVATAGVALLLISLEAVILGTENLHVFPPLGARHHFALFGKVGGAHSFTYGFTDIDLLIGLLAIAVLGVWFFRSRWGKSVLAVSQDVSAARAVGINVSKVSALTWLIAGLVGGVAGVLYAPAKGAIPPGFMTGIGEIGPLVFGFIAAVIGGMTSLPGAFVGGVVVGIVGDFAQKYVPTSVPGAEQVVLASILLIVLVARPTGLLGRGV; via the coding sequence TTGATCGCATCGGTGGGAAGTTCGGTCGGCGTCCCTCTAGTCGCGGGGATACGCGACGGTTGCGTGTACGGGCTCGTCGCGTGCGGGCTGGTGCTCATCTACAAGTCCAACCAGATATTCAACTTCGCCCAGGCCGAATTCGGGTCGGTCGCCGCGTTCATCGCCCTCGCCTTCATCAAGGGTCTGGGCCCGTTCCCCAAGGTGCCCTACGGTCTCGCTCTCGCCTTCGGGATCATCGCCGGAGCGCTGACCGGACTCATAACCGAGCGGCTGGTGATCAGACCCCTGTTCACGGCCTCAAGGGCGGTGCTGCTCGTGGCCACCGCCGGCGTCGCCCTGCTCCTGATCAGCCTCGAAGCGGTGATTCTCGGGACAGAGAACCTGCACGTGTTCCCTCCGCTGGGGGCCCGTCACCACTTCGCTCTGTTCGGGAAGGTTGGGGGAGCCCACTCATTCACCTACGGCTTCACGGACATCGACCTCTTGATCGGGCTTCTCGCCATCGCGGTCCTCGGGGTGTGGTTCTTCAGGAGCAGGTGGGGCAAGAGCGTCCTCGCGGTGAGCCAAGACGTTTCAGCAGCGCGCGCTGTCGGAATCAACGTGAGCAAGGTTTCGGCGCTCACCTGGCTGATCGCCGGGCTCGTCGGAGGGGTGGCCGGGGTTCTTTATGCCCCTGCCAAAGGCGCGATACCTCCGGGCTTCATGACTGGTATCGGGGAGATCGGCCCGCTCGTATTCGGATTCATCGCCGCGGTCATCGGGGGGATGACCAGCCTTCCGGGAGCCTTCGTGGGCGGGGTGGTGGTGGGTATCGTCGGAGACTTCGCGCAGAAGTACGTTCCCACCTCGGTGCCTGGAGCAGAGCAGGTCGTGCTCGCTTCGATCCTGCTGATCGTACTCGTCGCCCGACCGACCGGACTCTTGGGCAGGGGAGTCTGA
- a CDS encoding branched-chain amino acid ABC transporter permease: protein MAFRVAAPAPSLLAPKAAGFTARALAWAAVVAAVLIAGLSGANTAAYATTAAVYVLIGLSLNVILGYTGQLSLGHQGLMGSGALFAAYMSTKHGTPFPAAVAIGGVAAAAVALLIGFAALRIRGLYLALVTLVVGITLQGSLFEVPALTGGGAGEAANRPSVLSSNDRYYFVCVAVVVAVMYLDSRLVASKVGRAFAAIKEDERVASAFGVNVMGYKLLAFVISGLVAGVAGGLFAFSTQQFNGNDFSFLLALTFVLMTVVGGAGSRAGVAIGSILFAVLHTFLANFFLFKDFAGLFSTSLHNNILQFGPDLISALLLLITFAINPQGLAQQIDPIVRWMTGGPLRFRSRSAVQGREVVNARP from the coding sequence ATGGCCTTTCGGGTTGCTGCTCCTGCGCCCTCGTTATTGGCGCCGAAGGCCGCGGGCTTTACGGCGCGTGCGCTCGCCTGGGCGGCGGTTGTGGCGGCGGTTCTGATCGCCGGGTTGTCGGGAGCGAATACCGCGGCGTACGCGACCACTGCCGCGGTGTACGTGCTTATCGGCCTGTCACTGAACGTCATACTCGGCTACACCGGTCAGCTGTCTCTCGGCCATCAAGGACTCATGGGCTCCGGGGCACTCTTCGCCGCCTACATGTCGACCAAGCACGGCACTCCGTTCCCCGCTGCGGTAGCGATCGGTGGCGTTGCGGCGGCAGCCGTGGCCCTGCTCATCGGCTTCGCCGCGCTGCGGATACGCGGTCTATACCTAGCTCTGGTCACCTTGGTCGTCGGCATCACGTTGCAAGGTTCTCTTTTCGAGGTGCCTGCCCTCACCGGAGGAGGGGCGGGCGAAGCCGCCAACCGGCCCTCGGTTCTCTCGTCCAACGACCGGTACTACTTCGTCTGCGTCGCAGTCGTCGTCGCGGTGATGTACCTGGATAGCCGCCTGGTCGCATCGAAGGTCGGGCGGGCGTTCGCGGCGATCAAGGAGGACGAGAGGGTGGCGTCCGCCTTCGGAGTGAACGTCATGGGATACAAGCTGCTGGCGTTCGTCATCTCCGGGCTCGTGGCTGGAGTGGCCGGCGGGCTGTTCGCATTCTCCACTCAGCAGTTCAACGGAAACGACTTCTCCTTCCTTCTCGCGCTCACTTTCGTTCTGATGACGGTTGTCGGTGGCGCAGGCTCGCGTGCGGGCGTTGCGATCGGGTCGATCTTGTTCGCGGTCTTGCACACGTTCCTGGCGAACTTTTTCCTGTTCAAGGACTTCGCAGGGCTCTTCTCGACCAGTCTGCACAACAACATCCTGCAGTTCGGTCCTGACCTGATCAGCGCGTTGCTACTGCTGATCACGTTCGCCATAAATCCTCAAGGTCTCGCCCAGCAGATCGACCCGATTGTGCGCTGGATGACCGGTGGCCCTCTCCGGTTCCGTTCGCGCTCCGCCGTCCAGGGTCGGGAGGTCGTGAATGCCCGTCCTTGA